The sequence CTGCTGCATTTAagatttcgtttttttttccaGTGATTGAGgatggagaaggagaagaaaaagtATCATATAGGATCAGAGCAGTGGCGGATCCAAGATTTTAAGTTTGGGGGGTCCCATTAATAaaggtaaaaaaatttatagacaaaattaacattgaaaagttaaatataatacatttcattcaaaaatcaTACGCAAAACAACATTACAAGCTATAAAATCCTAATTTGAGCATCCATGACGGGGTTTCATAGTCTGAAAATGTTCTATGATAGCTTCATTACAAATACATGAAAAAACATCACTCAGCCATCTTTCTCAATGACCAAATAGATGGTGCTATCAGCTTTgacttgaaaaatctctccacatttttttatttctaaactacacatttaacaaaaaaaaaatagaaaaaatataccAATTGTTAAAAAGGGtcatattttctttcttctccgtgCGCGGTCTAagtggatttaagtaaatttattatatacctAGTATTTTGGTGAATTTAAGGTATAAGATAAAAGTTCAAATAATTACAAGTTCATAGTAATTTACATAATATTTTTAAAGATCATATtgatttatattgaattttaagacaaataagTGTGTTAAATATGTGGGTGTAGAAAGTAAAATGAGGCACTAGACGCGTAAGGAGGGGAGCCACACCaattaacaaaaatatacaCTTAGGGACTGACAacccattttcattttttggaaGAGTAAACTACCGATTTgcccccctgaactatcacccaactttcgatttgccccctgaactttttaattggaaaattaaggacttaaactaatttttttggccaatttgccccctgctattaatttttcattcattccatccaaatttctgttaagtggaagcatatgcacaacatgtgtgggtagttcggtcacttcattctttaaaataattgaaaaccttagatttctaaaatataaacctatgcaaatatgtgtgattctatagCTTTTCTATCTGAATGTCTAGTGAAATGACGCTTTTGTCCACAAATGAGAGTTACGTAGTTTGCACATGATaagagttaacgttaatttggatgaaatttatgaaaaactaacggtaggggggaaatcggccaaaaaaattagtttaagtccttaattttctaattaaaaagttcagggggcaaatcgaaagTTAGGTGATAGTTCAGGGAGCAAATCGGCAGTTTACTCTTTTTtggaaagattgctagctatcggAATGTGATTGGaccaattaaaaaaatcaataaaatggGAAAGTTTGAGGGTGGTCACGTGGGAATGAAAGGATGAGAGAGAAACTCATTtaatcatcttcttcctctcgcAAGAACAGAACCTACCAACCCAGAAATTACAAAACACATTGCACAGACCTTGTGTTCGAGTACGAGGGGTCCCCGAAAATTTTATAGCAGCGATTTAGGGTCGCCGAAGGGTCCTGGGACCTTGTCCCTCTGTAGATCCGCCACTGGATCAGAGCACTACACCCTGTATGAGAAGGTAGAGCAAGGCGTCATCGTTTCTTTACACCGCGCTTTCTGTAAGCCGTTGAAGGAGATTGTTACCATCAAAATCCTTGATTGCGATCTGGTATTTCAATCTTTTGGTACTAAACCTATCTAATTATCAATTGGTAGGTAGAGAAGTTCATGGGGTATTATATGTAGTTTTGGAAGATACAAACATTTAGTTTTGGTTTTATTGATATTTCCATGACCCCATTGAAAATTAGCCAAATTACCATGTGGATTTGCTTAGATTGCCCAATCCCGAGGTGTTTTTTTCCATGATAATGTCGGTGTTTGAACATTGTTCTGtgtattttttctttcaacagAATAACATTTTTCAGGAAGCATAAACAATGATTCTCGTCAACCATCCTACTGTCCTCAAATCACATTGTTCCTTTGTTAGTGATCATAATTTGTGGGTTGTCACGCCGTTCATGGTTGGGGGTTCTTGTCTTCGCATTTTGAAGGCAACATATCCGGATGGTTTTGAGGAAGATGTTATAGCCACTGTATTACGTGAGATTTTGAAGGGTTTAGAGTATCTTCATCATCATGGCCATATTCATCGAGATGTCAAAGTAAGTATGTTAACATTCCACATCGTTCAAATATTTTTATGCTGCAACGCATTCCTAGCTGGACAAATGAACCAATTGTTTTTAATTGTATTGTCTTCAACTTGTTATGTTTTTTGTGGTATGGTTTCTAGTTTTAATGACAATGTCATTTGGTTGTCTATGTACTACATTCACAGTTTAAATCTTATATCGCAAGGCAGTTGCTAAGCTTTTTCCAACTCATATTTCTTGCCACTCTTTAAgacttttcatccaaaacttgtGATGATCATTTTAAACTGGAACACAATTGTCCAATATTAACTTAGTTACTCGAATCATGTCAAACATGTCAAACAGAGCATTTCCAATAGTTGAAAGTACATTCTTGATCTCTCTAGCCCCATATGCAGTAGGATAGTGTCTGAACTCTTGTGCATAATTATTTAACTACCTTATCATTTTGTGGTGCATATTTTCTATATACCATAATAAACTTAGACTTCTAGTCGCAACAATTATTGGTTTTTTAATGCATCTATAATAAACTTGGGAACCTTTAGctcattttctcttctttgacTTGTAAATACTTCTTATACACTGGAGATATTCTCATTGGCTCACACGGTGCCATCAAGCTTGGAGACTTCGGTATTTCTACTTGCCTTTTTGATTCAGGTGATAGGCAGCGTATGAAAAATACGTTTGTGGGAACGCCTTGCTGTTATACTTGTTTTTGCTACTTTATGAGTTTGTATAATTCTTAATTGTTCAAACTCCTGACATGCCATATAATTTTGGCGGGCTATCGAAAAGCCTTGGTGCACCAATGGTAAATCATTAAGGGAAGAACATACATCAATTAACTACAATTATAGTTTGGATTGTTTCAAAACATTTAACTAAGAAACTTAGTTTTGACCATCTAAACATCATAAGCCTGATTCCTTAGTCTTACTTTTCTTATTACTTTATGTTGTAATCAATAGTTTTTGTATCTTTGTCTTGTAGGATGACACCAGAGGTTATGGAGCAATTACATGGTTATGATTTCAAGTCAGTTTGTTATCTATTTAAACTAATTGCTAGTCTTACTCTCCTATTcctttttaagaaaaacaaaattcttTGGCATCATAGAGTTAAGGTTTGGTTGTCATTTTCATGCAGGGCAAATATTTGGTCTTTTGGTAAAACTAGATATTGGAGCTTGCCCATGGTCACGCTTTTTTTCTCAAAGTATCCTCCAATGAAGGTGCATATTAATTGACACTGTATTCTTTTGTGaacatgacacaccccgatccgaatcagggcatgctggccgtcacatgagggtgacgtagccatgtgcacagtgcagaaaCAATAATGATAATAGAGAATACGAATAAATAGAAACCAACTCATAAGAGTACTAGCTATGGTAAGTGCTAGAAAATGtgtgaatacacaatcagagcataaatagcctaagttcAATCCAGAAAACAGGTGCTAGTAAAACGAAACCCAAAGATGTCCTACATTTGTGATAGTCTGTTAGAACTTCCAatcaatcctcgtgagccaccaacgaacaagcttatctaaaacctggaggagcgcaaaatagaaagtgtgagtgggcaaaaacaaagcttttcaaaaccatttcattatcaaatgctctaacccctcgccgtaaaacatgtataattttcccataaatagaatatatatatatatatatatatatatatatatatatattcaaatcatgcttcacatatccataatcataagtatgccatgccaaaaatataaaacagaataagtaactcaggtgaaaataaattcatggataaataacatattagccggaacccctgtagaggtctgtacggctgaattcatagctcattagtcaatctagccggagtcatcgGAAgggacctatacggcactacattgcacatgagtcggaaccactgcaaaggtctgtacgacaagactgggtgtaatatagttatacTCAATGCTACACTCTCATGatagctgtgcgataaatcgctagtcacctaaaagtcggaaccacttatgatggtctgtatgacaagactatgcacctaaattggatccaatgtgagcatatggtgcgggaggtgacattatatacaagcatgtgccatatctctggctaaatcataatcacccgggtgcaggtttatgagctctcaatcacgtctcacattatcaatatctcacataacaaaacataactcacctggtacttactTGAACGTCCACAACACTAAttcatattatgcatcatatactaattcatatgctgaatataaatttatgtgcatggcatttcaaagtaTACTTCcatttaaaagcattttctaggaaaatatcaagtatataaatatatactgaaaaccaaaagtccactcactgatatgtcgaagggtcgtagcccccgagtcgtcCTTGATTGTGCTTGTCCTCtggataagtctcccctatatgcgaaacaactataaaaacgttaatttaaagcacataaccaatactagctaataacttctcatacaatgctcaaatgggatgtttgaatataccaatgtgatctacacaaccttacGAAcaaccccatatttttagaaaaaattttcaACGTCCCACGCGTTGCCACGCGCCAGCA is a genomic window of Malus domestica chromosome 09, GDT2T_hap1 containing:
- the LOC103444037 gene encoding serine/threonine-protein kinase BLUS1-like, with product MILVNHPTVLKSHCSFVSDHNLWVVTPFMVGGSCLRILKATYPDGFEEDVIATVLREILKGLEYLHHHGHIHRDVKIFSLAHTVPSSLETSVFLLAFLIQDDTRGYGAITWL